A single Roseinatronobacter monicus DNA region contains:
- a CDS encoding N-6 DNA methylase has product MYDGAFNKIERELRNEEGVANELDYVEQTSWVLFLKYLHDLESERRDRAELDGKDYTPIITGRYTWDQWAAPKTDGKFDHNRALIGDDLIRFVNDNLFPYLASFRETATSPRTIEYKIGEVFNELRNKFRSGYILRDVLETIDELAFNTQDQRHELSQLYESRIRRMGNAGRNGGEYYTPRPLIRAMIKVIDPQIGESIYDGAVGSAGFLCEAYDYMRPRASSATDWQTLQTRTFFGQEKKGLAYIIGIMNMILHGIETPNLIHSNTLNENVMDIQEKDRHDIILANPPFGGGERREVQQNFPIRTGETAYLFLQHFIRKLRAGGRAAVVIKNTFLSNTDNASVALRRELMEAAELHTILDCPQGTFQGAGVKTVVLFFTKGTATRDIWYYQLDPGRSMGKTNPLNDDDLAEFVDLQRSRAQGLKSWIVNRADLDDATCDLSVKNPNAPEAEALRSPEAIIDDMLARDAETASVLENIRRML; this is encoded by the coding sequence ATGTATGACGGCGCATTCAATAAGATCGAGCGAGAGCTTCGCAACGAAGAGGGCGTGGCAAATGAGCTGGACTATGTTGAGCAAACATCATGGGTCTTGTTCCTCAAGTACCTGCATGATCTGGAATCCGAGCGCCGCGACCGCGCTGAACTTGATGGCAAGGACTACACCCCCATCATCACGGGCCGCTACACATGGGATCAATGGGCCGCGCCCAAGACCGATGGTAAGTTTGATCATAATCGCGCGCTGATCGGTGATGACCTGATCCGCTTCGTCAATGACAACCTTTTTCCCTATCTTGCCAGCTTCCGCGAAACCGCGACCAGCCCGCGCACGATCGAATACAAGATTGGCGAGGTCTTCAACGAACTGCGCAACAAATTCCGCTCGGGCTATATCCTGCGCGATGTGCTGGAAACCATTGATGAACTGGCCTTCAACACCCAAGACCAGCGCCATGAACTGTCCCAGCTTTATGAGTCCCGCATCCGGCGCATGGGCAATGCGGGCCGCAACGGGGGCGAATACTACACGCCTCGCCCGTTGATCCGTGCAATGATCAAGGTTATCGACCCGCAGATCGGCGAGAGCATCTATGACGGCGCCGTGGGGTCTGCGGGCTTCCTGTGCGAGGCTTATGACTACATGCGCCCGCGCGCCAGCAGCGCAACCGATTGGCAGACCCTGCAGACACGAACCTTCTTCGGGCAGGAGAAGAAGGGGCTGGCCTATATCATCGGCATCATGAACATGATCCTGCACGGGATCGAGACGCCGAACCTGATCCATTCCAACACGCTCAATGAAAACGTGATGGATATTCAGGAAAAAGACCGTCACGACATCATTCTTGCCAATCCCCCCTTCGGCGGAGGCGAGCGGCGCGAGGTGCAGCAGAACTTCCCCATCCGCACCGGCGAGACGGCTTACCTGTTCCTGCAACATTTCATTCGCAAGTTGCGCGCGGGCGGGCGTGCGGCTGTGGTGATCAAGAACACGTTTCTCAGCAACACCGACAATGCCAGCGTGGCCCTGCGCCGCGAATTGATGGAGGCGGCGGAATTGCACACGATCCTTGATTGCCCGCAAGGCACGTTTCAGGGCGCGGGGGTGAAAACCGTAGTGCTGTTCTTCACCAAGGGGACGGCGACGCGGGACATCTGGTATTACCAGCTTGATCCAGGGCGTAGCATGGGCAAGACCAATCCGCTCAATGATGATGATCTTGCGGAGTTTGTGGACCTGCAGCGCAGCCGGGCGCAAGGACTGAAAAGCTGGATCGTCAACCGCGCCGATCTGGACGATGCGACCTGCGATCTGTCGGTGAAGAACCCCAATGCGCCCGAGGCCGAGGCCCTGCGCAGCCCCGAGGCGATCATCGACGACATGCTGGCGCGGGATGCGGAGACGGCAAGCGTTCTGGAGAATATTCGGAGGATGCTGTGA
- a CDS encoding restriction endonuclease subunit S, with translation MSRDWPTVALRDLCSIARGGSPRPIKNFITNDPDGINWIKIGDTQKGGRYIDSTAEKITPAGVSRSRFVDSGSFLLSNSMSFGRPYILRASGCIHDGWLVLEPDYNRVDQDFLYHVLGSRTVFDQFDSLAAGSTVRNLNIGLVKGVEIPLPPLEEQRRIVAVLDEAFEGLGRARAHTEANLQNARELFGSELVSVCKTHAEQYGTIPLAGLSEEITDGDHMPPPKAQEGVPFVTIKNINKETHAIDFSDTFKVPESYYQELKDKRKPKVGDVLYTVTGSFGIPVMVQPDQRFCFQRHIGLIRPKRDVSPEWLYFVLASPFVFEQADAGATGTAQRTVSLKLLRTMLVPDVPPELQSAIANRFRGIHSEARRLAVSYQAKLQDLDDLRQSLLQKAFAGKLT, from the coding sequence GTGAGCAGGGATTGGCCGACAGTCGCGCTTCGTGATCTTTGCTCAATTGCGCGAGGTGGTTCGCCTCGACCTATCAAAAACTTCATCACCAACGATCCAGACGGAATTAACTGGATCAAGATTGGTGATACCCAGAAAGGCGGTAGATACATCGACAGCACTGCCGAGAAGATTACTCCGGCAGGAGTTTCGAGGTCGCGGTTTGTCGATTCTGGTTCATTCCTCTTGTCCAATTCCATGAGTTTCGGGCGGCCCTATATCCTTAGGGCAAGCGGTTGCATTCACGATGGCTGGCTTGTGTTGGAACCCGATTACAATAGAGTGGATCAGGATTTCCTCTATCATGTGCTTGGGTCGCGCACAGTATTTGATCAGTTCGATAGCCTTGCTGCTGGGTCGACAGTTCGAAACTTGAACATTGGCTTAGTTAAGGGGGTCGAAATCCCCCTCCCACCCCTCGAAGAACAGCGGCGGATTGTTGCGGTTCTGGACGAGGCGTTCGAAGGTCTGGGCCGCGCCCGCGCCCACACTGAAGCCAACCTTCAAAATGCGCGGGAATTGTTTGGTTCTGAACTTGTGAGCGTTTGCAAGACACATGCAGAGCAATATGGTACTATTCCACTTGCAGGACTTTCAGAAGAAATAACAGACGGCGATCATATGCCCCCGCCGAAAGCCCAAGAGGGCGTGCCCTTCGTCACAATAAAGAATATCAACAAGGAAACGCATGCCATAGACTTCTCCGACACATTCAAGGTCCCGGAAAGTTACTATCAGGAGCTTAAGGATAAGCGAAAACCTAAGGTAGGTGATGTGCTCTATACAGTGACGGGTTCTTTCGGAATACCAGTGATGGTTCAGCCCGATCAGCGCTTTTGTTTCCAGCGCCACATAGGCTTGATACGTCCTAAGCGAGATGTGTCACCAGAATGGTTGTACTTTGTGTTGGCATCGCCATTCGTTTTTGAACAGGCCGATGCGGGCGCTACAGGGACAGCGCAAAGAACAGTTTCGCTGAAGCTACTTAGGACAATGCTTGTTCCAGATGTTCCTCCTGAACTTCAAAGCGCAATAGCCAATCGTTTTAGAGGCATCCATTCTGAGGCTCGCCGTTTGGCGGTCAGCTACCAAGCAAAACTCCAAGACCTCGACGACCTGCGCCAATCACTCTTGCAGAAAGCCTTTGCGGGGAAATTGACCTGA
- a CDS encoding IS4 family transposase has translation MTSLSLADLSKLLSPHLPLGKSRLDTLCLVVLGMISARTVNLTLIATEWPGRAKVASTYRRLQRFFQKVSLPNDWAAGIVIALIGKPPSWYLCLDRTNWKLGKTDINVLVLAVVTARYRVPLMWTVLDHAGNSNTAQRIALVKRYLKQFDVSCVRMLLADREFIGQEWLVFLADAKVPFAIRLKEDQIVRTQDGRLLALKWLLRRCKGVRGFTATLPGRDGHRDLELHFGARRIKGGQELLIVASATKASGSHILRKYKKRWSIECLFADCKTRGLNLEDTHLRCPNRLHLLFGILAVSVALINRAAAQLLGLKHPARKKHGHYAKSWFRTGFDVFRKALACGNLAGIIPTRIPKLRLQRQGVV, from the coding sequence ATGACCAGCCTCTCTCTCGCCGATCTCTCGAAGCTTTTATCGCCCCATCTGCCGTTGGGCAAGTCGCGGCTGGACACCTTGTGTCTCGTCGTTCTGGGTATGATCAGTGCGCGCACGGTCAATCTGACACTGATCGCGACAGAATGGCCTGGTCGCGCCAAAGTTGCATCGACGTATCGACGCCTGCAGCGTTTTTTCCAAAAAGTATCACTGCCCAATGACTGGGCGGCAGGGATTGTCATTGCCCTGATTGGCAAGCCGCCATCCTGGTATCTTTGCCTTGATCGCACGAACTGGAAATTGGGGAAAACCGACATCAACGTTCTGGTCCTGGCTGTGGTGACTGCCAGATACCGGGTGCCGTTGATGTGGACGGTTCTTGACCATGCTGGCAACAGCAACACGGCTCAGCGGATCGCCTTGGTGAAGCGATACCTGAAGCAGTTCGACGTCTCTTGCGTCCGCATGCTTTTGGCTGATCGGGAGTTCATTGGCCAGGAATGGTTGGTATTTCTGGCGGATGCGAAGGTTCCTTTTGCCATCCGGCTCAAGGAAGATCAGATCGTGCGCACGCAGGATGGTCGTCTGCTTGCTCTCAAATGGCTTTTGCGCAGATGCAAAGGCGTGCGCGGCTTTACCGCAACGCTTCCCGGACGCGATGGCCACCGAGATCTGGAACTGCATTTTGGCGCGCGTCGGATCAAAGGGGGCCAGGAATTGCTCATCGTTGCTTCAGCGACGAAAGCAAGCGGGTCCCACATTCTGCGAAAATACAAAAAGCGGTGGAGCATAGAATGCTTGTTTGCGGATTGCAAAACGCGCGGCCTCAACCTGGAAGACACGCACCTGAGGTGCCCGAATAGGTTGCATCTCCTCTTCGGGATACTGGCTGTCTCGGTCGCATTGATCAACCGCGCCGCTGCTCAACTGCTTGGATTGAAACACCCCGCGCGCAAAAAGCATGGGCACTATGCCAAATCCTGGTTTCGCACCGGCTTCGACGTATTCCGAAAGGCGTTGGCATGCGGCAATCTGGCGGGCATCATCCCGACCCGAATACCGAAATTACGGCTCCAACGGCAGGGAGTCGTGTAG